The DNA sequence GTACCGATTTTTCCACGAGCGTCTTGGGCTCCGGCATGCCGGCACTTGGCCGATTCTGCCGGAGTGTCGCCCAGGCCACAAAACAGCAGAGACGGTGGCGGGTAACCGACCAGCGCAGCAACGGCCAGCGCGATCAAGTTCCCTGGGCTTCTACCACCAGCGCTGCCCAGCCCCGCGCGGTACGCACCCGCGCTGTCCGATCACCCGTCCGGTGCACATTGCTGGCGCGTCCTCGGCGCGTGCCGCGTCGATTCACGGGCGCTGTGCCGCTTCTCCCCTGGCGGCAGCCGGCAGGTCGCCGATGTGGGACTTCAGGCGCTGGATCCCGGTCTCGGTCCAGTTCGGCGGCGCACTGACTTCGCGCCAGGCGTCGATGTAGTGCTCGGTGGCGTAGCGGTGGCCGTAGCCGATCGGCGCCTTGTCGGCCGCGAAGATGTCGGCAGCGAGTTGCAGCAGGGTGACGACCGGGAACCAGCGCAGGCTCGGCGAGACGTCCGGGCCACGCGGTTCCGCCATCCATTCCGGCGCCCGGAACAGCGACTCGGGTTCGAAGAACGTGATGGGATCACTCGCGTATTGCAGGTAGACGATCCGCAGCGGCCCCCAGTCGGCAGCAAAGCGCTCCGGCGGGACGTACTGGTTGCTGAATCGGACCACGGAACCATCCCGAAACCGCGGTAGCCAGGCCGGCGTCCCGGGCTTGCGGTGGTCGGTCACCCAACGCCAGGTACTGCTCCGGAACGGTGGGCCGGACCAGAGAGCACCGTGCACCGGGTCGCCGACAATGTCCCAGATATCCACCGAGCGCTGGGAGTTCAATGCACCCAGGCTCAGCCCGTGGAGATACAGGCGCGGCCGCTGGTCGGCGGGCAGGTCGGTCCAGTGCCGGTAGATGGCCTGGAACAATTCCCGGGCAGTCTCGGCCCCATACTCGGGCTGCGCCAGCAGCGTCAGCCAGCTCGGCAGGTAGGAATACTGCACGGCCACACTGGCGACATCCCCACGGTGCAGGTACTCGAGACTGTCGATGGCACCCGGATCCACCCAACCCGTTCCGGTCGGCGTGATGATCACGAGTACCGACCGTTCGAACG is a window from the Thioalkalivibrio paradoxus ARh 1 genome containing:
- a CDS encoding alpha/beta hydrolase, which gives rise to MRVQASIGRLWRSLSATGLVVGVLFFAVSLTPSLVPRPFVLQALLSGIALAAGYGVGAFLRWLWGYVELPVPRQRVQEILQWPLAALSLGVALVFLLQATAWQNSVRERMAMEPVEGVHLLGFGAAALLLFALLLLAARMFRFVARTLARRFSHVAPRKISNVLGVLIAVLLFWALIDGLVTRVVLGTFDASFQQLDALIEPETDPPQHAMTTGSEASLVPWQELGRQGRRFVAGGPAQQSLEGFFGTEVVVPVRVYVGLNAAETIDERVALALDELKRTSAFERSVLVIITPTGTGWVDPGAIDSLEYLHRGDVASVAVQYSYLPSWLTLLAQPEYGAETARELFQAIYRHWTDLPADQRPRLYLHGLSLGALNSQRSVDIWDIVGDPVHGALWSGPPFRSSTWRWVTDHRKPGTPAWLPRFRDGSVVRFSNQYVPPERFAADWGPLRIVYLQYASDPITFFEPESLFRAPEWMAEPRGPDVSPSLRWFPVVTLLQLAADIFAADKAPIGYGHRYATEHYIDAWREVSAPPNWTETGIQRLKSHIGDLPAAARGEAAQRP